A region from the Dendropsophus ebraccatus isolate aDenEbr1 chromosome 1, aDenEbr1.pat, whole genome shotgun sequence genome encodes:
- the DMTN gene encoding LOW QUALITY PROTEIN: dematin (The sequence of the model RefSeq protein was modified relative to this genomic sequence to represent the inferred CDS: inserted 1 base in 1 codon) has product MEKLHKTPLTSPGSVTSSRGSSVPGSPSTITARMDSRVLGYKDLAALPRDKAILDIERPDLMIYEPHFTYTLLENTETLRSRERSLSPKSISPPPSPEVSALWADNKSIVSTSTLPGSRGGTNSPRGGVQHFHCPEISQTQPNLYKKPPIYKQRESALSHRLADDPIVESSKFPAAKPPDPNQPAKIETDYWPCPPSLAVVESERRHRRQSKGDEESEECEDVRELKERHVMELNKIQSNLGKLILKEEMQKGGTPRRKTRSLPDRTPIYTPIHSGYGRSSLSRLQSAEFHHPDRQRESTGFQVSIPREGLGKXGVTASGLSTTRNVLCVPQNGEGQRTRMDRGNSLPSMLEQKVFPYEMLMVTNRGRQKLPPGVDKTQLEKYLSPEEFQRLFSMTLEEFVKMPLWKRNELKRKLLLF; this is encoded by the exons ATGGAAAAACTTCATAAG ACCCCTCTTACGTCTCCTGGAAGCGTCACCTCATCCAGAGGGTCCAGTGTACCAGGCTCCCCCTCTACTATCACT GCTCGGATGGACAGTCGCGTCCTGGGGTACAAGGACCTCGCTGCCCTCCCACGTGATAAAGCGATTCTGGATATAGAGCGCCCGGACTTGATGATTTATGAGCCACATTTCACATATACCCTCCTGGAGAATACAGAGACTCTTCGGAGTCGAGAG agatcatTGTCACCCAAGTCAATATCTCCACCTCCATCACCTGAG GTATCGGCACTCTGGGCTGACAACAAGTCTATAGTAAGTACTTCAACTCTACCAGGCTCCCGTGGAGGAACCAATTCTCCCAGAGGAGGAGTCCAGCATTTTCACTGCCCAG AGATTTCACAGACTCAGCCAAATCTCTACAAGAAGCCACCAATCTACAAACAGAGAG AATCCGCACTCTCCCACAGACTGGCCGATGACCCCATAGTCGAATCCTCTAAATTCCCAGCTGCCAAACCTCCAGACCCAAATCAGCCAGCAAAGATAGAGACAGACTACTGGCCATGTCCACCCTCCTTGGCTGTTGTAG AATCAGAGAGACGCCACCGCAGGCAATCCAAAGGCGACGAAGAGAGTGAAGAATGTGAAGATGTAAGAGAACTGAAAGAACGGCACGTAATGGAACTGAACAAG ATCCAGTCTAATCTAGGAAAACTCATCCTAAAAGAAGAAATGCAGAAAGGAGGAACCCCGCGAAGAAAAACACGTTCTCTGCCGGACCGGACGCCAATCTACACAC CTATTCATTCCGGATATGGAAGAAGCAGCCTATCAAGG CTTCAGTCTGCTGAATTCCATCACCCAGATCGGCAGAGAGAAAGTACAG GGTTTCAGGTAAGCATTCCTAGGGAAGGGTTGGGGA ATGGAGTCACAGCCTCAGGACTCAGTACAACCAGAAATGTATTGTGTGTCCCACAGAACGGTGAAGGACAGAGGACCAGGATGGACAGGGGGAACTCTCTCCCCAGCATGCTAGAGCAGAAG GTTTTTCCCTATGAAATGTTAATGGTAACAAACAGGGGGCGCCAGAAATTACCCCCTGGGGTAGATAAGACTCAGCTAGAG AAGTATCTTTCCCCCGAGGAGTTTCAGCGACTCTTCAGCATGACACTTGAGGAGTTTGTAAAGATGCCATTGTGGAAAAGAAACGAGCTGAAACGGAAACTGCTTCTCTTCTAG